One stretch of Nitrospirota bacterium DNA includes these proteins:
- a CDS encoding AURKAIP1/COX24 domain-containing protein — translation MGNVKKWRKKKINKHKHKKLRRRMKNKR, via the coding sequence GTGGGCAATGTCAAGAAGTGGCGTAAAAAAAAGATTAACAAACACAAGCATAAAAAACTCCGCAGGAGAATGAAGAATAAACGCTAA